The genomic window GCAGCAGGCGGGAGTAAATGTCGAAAGCCCTTTCTCCCATCCCGGATTGTTCTACCACCATCGGCACGATGTTGCTAGGGCTGCTCAACTGGGAGTTAATCTTTATTCGACTTAAGTTGCTGATAGGGTAATTTCCCGATTGCGATCCAAGCATACAATCAAATTTGACGATAATTTAGGACAAATGTTTCAGCAGCATGTGCTGCCTTTTCGACGAATGGAATTTTTCTAAGCTACGTGTTAACCATTATGCCTCATATAATTTCTTCTCGTGTAACACAGTATCAAGCTCAGGCGATAACATGTGTCACTATTTGCCGAAAATTCATTAATTCTTTAATTATTCTGACTTGATCACTGAGTTTTGAGGAGCCAAGAGTTAAGAGGCAGTGGTCTTTTATCTCCTCCTGCTCCCTGATCTCCCTTACCTTACCCATTTCACCAGTACTTTAACTCAGAACTGGTGAACTCATGGCTGTGGAATTTTTTATTATCCTTCTGTGACTTCTGTGGAATCGCTGCTTTCTTCCTCTGTCTGAGGTGCATCAGCATCAGCATCTAATTCTGCGGCTTCCGTTTCCTCTGTGGGACTCAAGGAGCCTTCGGGTACAAGTTCAACTGAGGAGTGTTCTAAGAGCCAATCGATGATTTTTTCGGTTAATAGTTCGTTTTGCACGATTGAGCGCAGTTTATCTTCATCAACCTCTTGTTCCTCCGGGTACTGTTCCAAAAGTTCTGTGACTCTGGATGCAATTTCTTCTGGTGTTACCTCAATAGATTCGCGTTTACCGATTTCTCGCAAGGACAAGGAGCGTTTGATGCGTTCAATTGCCTCAGTGCGCGATCGCTCCCGCAACTGAACAATAATATCTTGAGTAAACAACTTCTTCACATCTAATCCCTGCTGAGACAGGCGGATTGCTGTTTGCGTTAGCATTGCATCCACTTCTTGCTCAATCAACGTTGCTGGTAAGTCAACTTCTACGTGCTTGAGCAGTTCCGTTAACAAGGCTTCCTGCTTATTTGTTTGTGTTTTGTCGTCCGCCTCTTTTTGATATTGCTCTACTAAGGAAGCACGTAACTCCTCTAGGGTTTCAAAATCACTGATTTCCTGGGCTAAGTCGTCATTTAATTCTGGTAGCTCTTTTTCCTTCAGTTCTTTGAGCGTCACTATGAAAGTTGCCGCTTTTCCAGCTAAATCTTCATTAGCATAAGGATCTGGGAACTGCGCCGCAATTTCTTTAGTTTCTTCAGGATTCATCCCCACTATTCCAGAAATAAAGCCTGGAATAAACTTATCTTCCTGCAACTCAACTTGAAAATCAGTCGCTTCGGCTCCAGGAATCGGTTCTAGTTCAGATGTTTCCTCTTCGCCCTCAACTCTGGCGAATGAACCTTTAAAATCGACTACGGCAATATCGCCGATTTGGGCTGCACGTCCTTCCACAGGAATCAATGTCGCCAATTCTTGACGTTCCTTGTCGAGGCTACTGTCCACTCGTTCTGGATCGTACTTGACTTCTTCAGCTTGGAAAAGCAAATCAGTGTACTGCACTAGATTCACTTCTGGTTCTACATCGACAGCAGCCGAAATCGTCAGAGGTTTTCCAGGTTCATAATTCTTAATCAAATCCTCAAAGGAGGAGCGCAATTGTGGCTGACCTATTGCCGGGATAGCTTCTTGTTTGACTGCTTGCTCAATGCCATCTTGAATTAGTTCTTCCAGCGCTGCTACCTTGATTCGAGTTGTACCCAACCGTTGTAGCAATATCGGTCGAGGCACTTTGCCTTTACGAAACCCAGGAATATTGGCAGTACTCGCTAAGTTTTTAATCACCTGTTCGTAAGTTTGCTTGGTAATTTCCGGCGTAATCTCTATTTCCAGACCAATTTGGCTGGCGGGGAGTCTTTCCTGGGTAACTTTCATGCTTCGTCTCTAGTTTGCTGATATTTTAAACTCGGAGTACACACAAGACGCAATAAAATAATTGTTTGCGTTTATGGCTTGATGTCTCTTAGGGCTAATGGGATGTTGCCACAAGGCTTTATGACATCCAACGATGGATATTTGTCCTGGGGCAAAGATCCAGTTTACTGCCAATGACCAAGGACTTGACATTTTACCTTCATAACAATTAGTTAATCGGGGCATTGGACATTGGAAAACTCTTCTCCAGTCCCCAGTCCCCAGTTTCTAGTCACTCTGAACTTAGGAATTAATTATTTAGCAGACTAATGCTGTGATATCCTGGTTATGAGCGAGTGGTTAGTACTCCCAAGTTAAAGTTATAGTATTGAGTCTAGCTATTATTAAGTTGTAGTACGAAAGCGCATCTGTTACCTAGTTGCATAGCTCAGTTTTATGCTGTGCTGATTTTGTGCACTTCGATCTTAGTATATTTATCCTCTAGGTAAGCAACTTTGCAACCAAGACATTTGTTAGCATTACTGGTGGGATGCCTATTAAAGGTCTAAGTGCAGAT from Nostoc sp. UHCC 0926 includes these protein-coding regions:
- the tig gene encoding trigger factor gives rise to the protein MKVTQERLPASQIGLEIEITPEITKQTYEQVIKNLASTANIPGFRKGKVPRPILLQRLGTTRIKVAALEELIQDGIEQAVKQEAIPAIGQPQLRSSFEDLIKNYEPGKPLTISAAVDVEPEVNLVQYTDLLFQAEEVKYDPERVDSSLDKERQELATLIPVEGRAAQIGDIAVVDFKGSFARVEGEEETSELEPIPGAEATDFQVELQEDKFIPGFISGIVGMNPEETKEIAAQFPDPYANEDLAGKAATFIVTLKELKEKELPELNDDLAQEISDFETLEELRASLVEQYQKEADDKTQTNKQEALLTELLKHVEVDLPATLIEQEVDAMLTQTAIRLSQQGLDVKKLFTQDIIVQLRERSRTEAIERIKRSLSLREIGKRESIEVTPEEIASRVTELLEQYPEEQEVDEDKLRSIVQNELLTEKIIDWLLEHSSVELVPEGSLSPTEETEAAELDADADAPQTEEESSDSTEVTEG